A window of the Linepithema humile isolate Giens D197 chromosome 4, Lhum_UNIL_v1.0, whole genome shotgun sequence genome harbors these coding sequences:
- the LOC105671138 gene encoding biorientation of chromosomes in cell division protein 1-like 1, translating into MELDLSNTLMADDPRLIDHIVGEVKSRGIFDQFRKECIADVDTKPAYQNLRTRVEGSVNSFLSKQVWKPDLNKNQLRETLRKHIHDAPYLDAGVERIVDQVVNPKVYSVFMPQIEDVVYKFLGIERPKIKEKNGACGLKDLLPKDLDPVSPESDKNSLKDVSLESIDAHDNIDEKQNDKTYDEQKLPGEEVYQDKNKDGSENGHIFLEEKMSDEVCKTLNKTGSSLNLNISGRSDDKMDEEEEEVSPTFEPIDIMNLNESNISNDSHLSGISELTSHRSRSPDFSNELSRDNFDCSNQDSQLSKVSSDSRLSIVTDFGSSNHGLTPVHDTSKDEATKDKCETKNNKDNFKAIREFDSSKTKTGKSSSFDFSKSKDTQDYKDSKDFKSTKGISLKENSRDATDSGIKDKYEHKSSKEKNKDSETIKSSKSTKEKISNKDTKYYKDRSNEKKKTSSHSSMKHNKHNKNKLKDKIDPIRESSDKAKDLSENLKDNFNKLKDEKETEKKDNRDKKDNINKEAKDLKDLYKEKIRELREKKELTEKEKLNKDKEIKLIKETKERKDSPKDKKSDRKDHKSSSSSSSSSSSKNLPVAHHESKSNKTSEKIADGKDKRSDSKDKAKRDEKRLSKDSKSKSHSSKTDLSEKSDSKKIFKNEKEDKVGKADVKRDVKASGEKTNGKKDAKNYPQQSKSSDRGEKLDRKDSKNDSPSKEKKRREEKKSKMKDDHSSLRKNSNDRRSTDRDGSNGSNSKTSPSNSSNSNMISNKSGTSSLTKENHITNSGSETSDSIEETQVTDSKSSKCKLSHKSSSQLLTNVLDKNRSKMEADSTHKTNVKQKEEQADSCDTSLPLKKRLLSSKDDESIPDDVKIKKPKFAKNIHEAKKLIKLRKQMEKQRLKEDKKVEKNDTQEIEQSSQSSTIRDGDNLEGVPDDERVQIIEIPDEEYEEPYPEKHELSLRLDERSIIMLGAEPCTNELLNRHSDLKPTLSNMELCIKQSLSEIVTNVSSEKTTTQNSKIDEKIAQSDDSYQQSFISSSDASSTSHIENTEDSQISEERHKDNFKKIFKNERDAIVDTKKDSSRTEKKHMSQGREEAAVPEKLEFMDPDNTEQSTEKNAEMRNYNQVEIQDNNEEARNDNRLEIRDDKSQVKKQAEMCASLKPDAAGSHGDCIEIRSSSFIISEDNEDCRYFKTDNEKSEKFSNFLESLELVENSSLEDIIESLGGKIVSSVPKSMAAPPLPKSRKRSSSPLSDIMENNSDNNNDGHKRTSSSSPNEDAVHNVKRRKFTKKPRSSSLCSSQGISNGENFVMPLSPDSDVSATSEKTTSSNVIKEERSRNRSSQRYSSDDLYKPRLLFSSSSRRSRRSNQT; encoded by the exons cCTGCATATCAAAATCTAAGGACAAGGGTTGAAGGTTCAGTAAATTCTTTCCTTAGTAAACAAGTATGGAAACCAGACTTGAACAAGAATCAGCTTAGGGAAACTTTGCGAAAACATATACATGATGCTCCATATCTGGATGCTGGTGTAGAACGAATAGTGGATCAAGTGGTAAATCCCAAGGTTTATTCAGTTTTTATGCCACAAATAGAAGATgtagtatataaatttttgggTATAGAGCgaccaaaaataaaagaaaaaaatggtgCTTGTGGTCTTAAGGATTTATTACCTAAAGATTTGGATCCAGTCTCACCAGAGTCTGATAAGAACAGTTTAAAAGACGTGTCTCTTGAATCTATAGATGCGCATgataatattgatgaaaaacaaaatgataaaacttaTGATGAACAGAAATTACCAGGTGAGGAAGTatatcaagataaaaataaggatGGTTCAGAAAATGGACATATTTTCTTAGAAGAAAAGATGTCCGATGAAGTCTGTAAAACTCTGAATAAGACTGGTAGTagtttgaatttaaatatatctggAAGATCGGATGATAAAAtggacgaagaagaagaagaggttAGTCCAACATTTGAACCAATTGATATTATGAACTTAAATGAGTCCAATATTTCCAACGATTCACATTTATCGGGAATCTCGGAATTGACGAGTCATAGATCTAGAAGCCcagatttttcaaatgaatTATCGCGGGACAACTTTGATTGTAGCAATCAAGATTCTCAGCTTAGTAAAGTTTCCTCAGACTCTCGATTGTCGATAGTAACAGACTTTGGTTCTTCTAATCACGGTTTAACACCAGTGCATGATACATCAAAAGACGAAGCAACAAAAGATAAATgtgaaactaaaaataataaagacaattttaaagcaattaGGGAATTTGATTCATCTAAAACTAAAACAGGTAAAAGTAGCAGCTTTGACTTTTCCAAAAGTAAAGACACACAAGACTATAAAGATTCGAAGGATTTTAAAAGTACTAAAGGAATATCTCTTAAAGAAAATTCTCGCGATGCTACAGATAGTGGAATAAAAGATAAGTATGAGCATAAGagctcgaaagaaaaaaacaaagatagCGAAACCATCAAGTCATCAAaaagtacaaaagaaaaaatcagtaacaaagatacaaaatattacaaagataGAAGTAACGAGAAGAAGAAAACAAGTAGTCACAGCAGTATGAAGCATAACAAACACAATAAGAATAAacttaaagataaaattgatcCAATAAGAGAAAGTTCTGACAAAGCTAAAGATCTCTCAGAAAActtaaaagataatttcaataaactcAAGGATGAGAAGGAAACGGAAAAGAAAGATAACAGGGATAAGAaggataatattaataaagaagcAAAAGATCTGAAAGATctctataaagaaaaaattagagAGCTACGAGAGAAGAAAGAATTaacagagaaagaaaaattgaataaggataaagaaattaaacttATCAAAGAAACTAAAGAGAGGAAGGATTCTCCAAAGGACAAAAAATCAGACAGGAAAGACCACAAGAgttcatcgtcatcgtcgtcatcatcgtcgtcAAAAAATCTCCCTGTAGCTCATCACGAAAGCAAAAGTAACAAAACGTCAGAAAAAATTGCGGATGGAAAGGATAAAAGATCAGATTCAAAGGATAAAGCAAAACGAGACGAGAAACGATTGTCGAAAGATAGTAAAAGTAAAAGTCACAGCAGCAAAACGGATTTATCAGAAAAGTCGgattcaaagaaaattttcaaaaatgagaAAGAAGATAAGGTTGGAAAAGCAGATGTCAAAAGAGATGTTAAAGCAAGCGGCGAGAAGACAAACGGTAAAAAGGATGCGAAAAATTACCCGCAGCAAAGTAAGAGTTCGGATCGCGGCGAAAAATTGGATAGGAAAGACTCGAAGAACGATAGTCCATCTAAAGAGAAAAAGCGtagggaggaaaaaaaatcgaagatGAAAGATGATCATTCAAGTTTGCGGAAAAACTCGAATGATCGGCGTTCCACTGACCGAGACGGCTCGAATGGCTCGAACAGCAAGACCTCACCATCCAATAGTTCTAACTCCAACATGATTAGCAACAAATCAGGCACATCGAGTTTGACGAAGGAGAATCACATCACTAATTCCGGTAGCGAAACATCAGATAGTATCGAGGAAACTCAAGTGACTGATTCAAAATcttcaaaatgtaaattatctCATAAAAGCAGTTCGCAACTGTTGACAAATGTTTTGGACAAGAATCGTTCGAAAATGGAAGCAGACAGTACGCATAAAACTAACGTCAAACAAAAAGAAGAGCAAGCAGATTCGTGCGATACAAGTCTACCTCTGAAGAAAAGACTGTTGTCCAGCAAGGATGATGAATCAATTCCCGACGACGTGAAGATTAAGAAGCCAAAGTTTGCGAAGAATATACACGAAGCTAAGAAACTAATAAAACTTAGAAAACAAATGGAAAAGCAGAGACTTAAAGAGGATAAGAAAGTGGAGAAGAATGATACACAGGAAATAGAGCAATCGAGTCAGTCGAGCACAATAAGGGATGGCGACAATCTCGAAGGTGTGCCGGATGACGAACGAGTTCAAATCATAGAGATTCCTGATGAAGAGTACGAGGAACCTTATCCCGAGAAGCACGAGCTTAGTTTAAGATTAGACGAAAGATCTATAATAATGTTAGGAGCTGAGCCTTGTACAAACGAATTGTTAAACAGACATTCTGATCTGAAGCCGACGTTATCCAATATGGAGTTGTGTATAAAGCAATCCTTAAGTGAAATAGTGACAAATGTATCATCGGAGAAAACGACTacgcaaaattcaaaaattgacGAGAAAATCGCACAGTCCGATGATTCGTATCAACAATCTTTTATCTCTTCAAGCGATGCTTCTTCAACATCGCACATTGAAAATACCGAGGATTCACAAATATCGGAAGAAAGACATAAGGATAATTTCAAGAAGATTTTTAAGAACGAGAGAGATGCGATTGTCGATACAAAAAAGGATAGTTCGCGAACAGAGAAAAAGCATATGTCACAGGGGCGAGAAGAAGCTGCAGTTccagaaaaattagaatttatggATCCTGATAATACCGAACAATCGACGGAGAAGAATGCAGAAATGCGAAATTACAATCAAGTGGAAATTCAAGATAATAATGAAGAAGCGCGGAACGATAACCGGTTAGAGATACGAGACGACAAATCGCAAGTTAAAAAACAAGCAGAGATGTGTGCGTCATTAAAACCTGACGCAGCAGGATCACACGGCGATTGTATAGAAATCAGATCTTCATCCTTCATTATTAGCGAGGATAATGAAGATTGTCGTTATTTCAAAACTGATAATGAGAAGTcggaaaaattttctaatttcttagaATCTCTAGAACTGGTGGAGAATTCGTCGTTGgaagatataatagaaagtCTAGGTGGCAAGATAGTTTCTTCAGTACCGAAGTCCATGGCAGCACCACCGTTGCCGAAATCGCGTAAACGTTCGTCTAGTCCCTTATCAGACATCATGGAAAATAATTCGGATAATAACAATGACGGTCACAAGCGAACATCGTCATCCTCGCCCAATGAGGATGCCGTACACAATGTGAAGAGGAGAAAATTCACCAAGAAACCGAGATCCTCGAGTTTATGCAGTTCGCAGGGGATCTCGAATGGCGAAAATTTTGTCATGCCATTGAGCCCAGACAGCGATGTATCTGCGACAAGCGAGAAGACAACATCGTCTAACGTGATCAAGGAGGAAAGGAG CCGCAATAGAAGCAGCCAACGATACTCAAGCGATGATTTATATAAACCACGTCTGTTATTTTCAAGTTCTTCTCGTCGAAGTAGACGATCTAACCAGACATAG